The following proteins come from a genomic window of Pyxidicoccus sp. MSG2:
- a CDS encoding S8/S53 family peptidase — protein MKPVRFLIASTLACGVMACTPSGAGPEEGGSPPLARRELGLDAGAPPCPTNGGTCVPVSPPITEEAACPGNRWIAVLAEGVDNCPQGSSGLEGQWVGARLFEASRGTWSLPPGLAPFCSYDWVTPGGGLPSQQAVAQLKSGLGARVLRVDRDCQVVAPLGTSATAKAAWQTLHKDFHAQTGQVASLPPGGVLPPAEVRVAVVDSAPHGYSDGEAVEDRLGHGHAMGRVVRELGCPDGSPVCIAQVANHLALPQVTPNVRDLAHGGYFGEQTQLARSIHAAVTEWRGHNAGQVPPGETATPQPRLVVNLSLAWDGRYGGAYNGNLVEQLPAPVRAVHAAITHAVCRGALVIAAAGNDPGGPDAVQGAMFPAYWEQKPAPALAQCELLEDPGYSGAGAYPPLPPAGATVYRPLVYAVGGVRGDDAPLASTRPGGRPRLAAPGAHALATDVDASGKLVPTDILTGTSVSTAVVSGLVATVWGYRPELSGPELMERVRQASVDLGTPADFCLGGAPCPWAATDVRRGIRRVSLCQALVQACAGGLGRCPPSSKLPACTSRPAYGSPLPSLDTVAWSSIESKLTRTIDGSTLNVALPPLPVCRQSALRSSRWSYDETVCPFRQYYGIPLRPWTNPQPSKNPCTCCLMEVDPEEAITPTATLYISIDSEYSPRSLDSPTLLVNGRYEIDLSGLLELEGETQLTAGDEVKVTAIPIDPAWLPIESAVLTLRGEELGVSYSTSSELLLQ, from the coding sequence ATGAAGCCCGTCCGCTTTCTGATTGCCAGCACCCTGGCCTGCGGAGTCATGGCCTGTACGCCCTCGGGAGCAGGTCCCGAAGAAGGAGGGAGCCCGCCCCTGGCGCGGCGGGAGCTCGGTCTGGATGCCGGCGCGCCGCCCTGCCCCACGAATGGGGGCACCTGCGTCCCCGTGTCGCCTCCCATCACCGAGGAGGCAGCCTGCCCGGGCAACCGATGGATTGCCGTCCTGGCGGAGGGCGTCGACAACTGTCCGCAGGGCTCTTCCGGCCTGGAAGGCCAGTGGGTCGGGGCGCGGCTGTTCGAGGCCTCGCGAGGCACGTGGTCCCTGCCCCCCGGGCTCGCGCCCTTCTGTTCGTACGACTGGGTGACGCCAGGGGGTGGCCTCCCCTCGCAGCAGGCGGTGGCGCAGCTGAAGTCGGGCCTGGGCGCGCGGGTCCTCCGGGTCGACCGCGACTGTCAGGTGGTGGCCCCCCTGGGCACGAGTGCCACCGCCAAGGCCGCGTGGCAGACGCTGCACAAGGACTTCCATGCGCAGACGGGACAGGTCGCGAGCCTCCCCCCGGGCGGGGTGCTTCCGCCCGCGGAGGTGCGCGTCGCGGTGGTGGACTCCGCGCCTCACGGCTACAGCGACGGCGAGGCGGTGGAGGACCGGCTCGGCCATGGTCATGCGATGGGCCGCGTGGTGCGTGAGCTGGGTTGTCCGGATGGAAGCCCGGTCTGCATTGCCCAGGTGGCCAACCACCTGGCGCTCCCACAGGTGACGCCGAACGTGAGGGACCTGGCGCATGGGGGCTACTTCGGTGAGCAGACGCAGCTGGCGCGGTCCATCCACGCCGCGGTGACGGAGTGGCGCGGCCACAACGCGGGGCAGGTCCCCCCGGGAGAGACGGCGACGCCCCAGCCGCGCCTGGTCGTCAACCTCAGCCTCGCGTGGGACGGGCGCTACGGGGGCGCGTACAACGGCAACCTGGTGGAGCAACTGCCGGCGCCGGTGCGCGCGGTCCATGCCGCCATCACCCATGCCGTCTGCCGCGGGGCCCTGGTCATCGCCGCGGCGGGGAATGACCCTGGCGGACCGGATGCCGTCCAAGGCGCCATGTTCCCCGCGTACTGGGAACAGAAGCCGGCACCCGCGCTCGCGCAATGCGAGCTCCTCGAGGACCCGGGCTATTCGGGGGCGGGCGCGTACCCTCCCCTTCCGCCCGCCGGGGCGACTGTCTATCGGCCCCTGGTCTACGCGGTGGGCGGAGTGCGGGGGGACGACGCGCCGCTGGCGAGCACCCGCCCCGGGGGGCGCCCTCGCCTGGCGGCACCCGGCGCGCACGCGCTGGCGACCGACGTCGACGCGTCCGGCAAGCTCGTGCCGACGGACATCCTCACGGGAACGTCCGTGTCCACGGCGGTGGTGTCCGGACTCGTCGCCACCGTCTGGGGCTACCGGCCCGAGCTGTCCGGGCCCGAGCTGATGGAGCGGGTACGCCAGGCCTCGGTCGACCTGGGCACTCCCGCGGACTTCTGCCTGGGCGGAGCCCCCTGCCCATGGGCCGCCACGGACGTGCGCCGTGGCATCCGCCGCGTCTCGCTCTGCCAGGCACTGGTGCAGGCCTGTGCGGGAGGGCTGGGGCGCTGTCCGCCTTCCTCGAAGCTCCCCGCGTGCACCTCGCGTCCGGCATATGGCTCGCCGCTGCCGTCGCTGGACACGGTCGCCTGGAGCTCCATCGAGTCGAAGCTCACCCGCACCATTGACGGCTCGACGCTGAACGTCGCGCTGCCGCCGCTGCCCGTATGCCGTCAGAGCGCGCTGCGCTCCAGCCGCTGGAGCTACGACGAAACTGTCTGTCCATTCCGCCAGTACTACGGAATCCCGCTCCGGCCCTGGACGAACCCGCAGCCGAGCAAGAATCCCTGCACCTGCTGCCTGATGGAGGTCGACCCCGAGGAGGCCATCACCCCCACCGCGACGCTCTACATCAGCATCGATAGCGAGTATTCACCCCGCAGCCTGGACTCGCCCACCCTGCTGGTGAACGGCAGGTATGAGATAGACCTCTCCGGCCTGCTGGAGCTCGAGGGGGAGACCCAGCTCACCGCGGGTGACGAGGTCAAGGTGACAGCAATCCCTATCGACCCGGCCTGGCTCCCCATCGAAAGCGCGGTGCTCACGCTGCGCGGCGAGGAGCTGGGCGTCTCGTACTCCACGTCCAGCGAGCTGCTTCTGCAATAG
- a CDS encoding MBL fold metallo-hydrolase, protein MEVRFYGVRGSIAVSGSRIGGNTACVEVTSQGHRLILDAGTGIRALGEVMMREGAPQKATMFFSHLHWDHVQGFPFFTPAYLPTSEFVMYGPGANGAQALLSELAAQMQPPHFPVPLSTMRSHMDFRSALHAQPIEVGPFKVTPIDVPHPQGCLAYRVEADGHSFIYATDVEVRMQDLAPEVGRLFEGTDVLCLDAQYTPDEYEGRKGMSKKGWGHSTMMDAAGVAKLVNARRLCLFHHDPAHADDVLEDMAEQARSLFPVVEPAREGQRLVLGHAA, encoded by the coding sequence ATGGAAGTCCGATTTTACGGGGTTCGGGGGAGCATCGCGGTGTCGGGCTCGCGCATCGGCGGCAACACGGCGTGCGTGGAGGTGACGAGCCAGGGCCACCGGCTGATCCTGGACGCGGGCACGGGCATCCGGGCGCTGGGCGAAGTCATGATGCGCGAGGGCGCCCCCCAGAAGGCCACCATGTTCTTCTCGCACCTGCACTGGGACCACGTGCAGGGCTTCCCCTTCTTCACGCCGGCGTACCTGCCCACGTCGGAGTTCGTGATGTACGGCCCCGGCGCGAATGGCGCGCAGGCGCTGCTGTCGGAGCTGGCCGCGCAGATGCAGCCGCCGCACTTCCCGGTGCCGCTGTCCACGATGCGCTCGCACATGGACTTCCGCTCCGCGCTGCACGCGCAGCCCATTGAAGTGGGCCCGTTCAAGGTGACGCCCATCGACGTGCCGCACCCGCAGGGGTGCCTCGCGTACCGGGTGGAGGCGGACGGCCACTCGTTCATCTACGCCACGGACGTGGAGGTGCGGATGCAGGACCTGGCGCCCGAAGTCGGTCGCCTCTTCGAGGGCACGGACGTGCTGTGCCTGGACGCGCAGTACACGCCCGACGAGTACGAGGGCCGCAAGGGCATGTCCAAGAAGGGCTGGGGCCACTCGACGATGATGGACGCGGCGGGCGTGGCGAAGCTCGTCAACGCGCGCCGGCTGTGCCTGTTCCACCACGACCCGGCGCATGCGGACGACGTGCTGGAGGACATGGCCGAGCAGGCCCGCTCGCTCTTCCCGGTGGTCGAGCCGGCGCGTGAGGGCCAGCGGCTCGTGCTGGGCCACGCAGCCTGA
- a CDS encoding sigma 54-interacting transcriptional regulator, which produces MPSGCYGEAAAFVLPPLPPMPHPPTDVTQVLLPFGGLVGREVDLDAFLQTLMDRIATTMQADRGTLWLLDPARRELFSRAAHLPEVSQIRVKLGQGVAGTVAEAGQAINVPDPRGERRFFADIDRMTGYRTTSLLAVPLRDVDGALYGVLQVLNRRGGDTFTADDTERLTAIASQVSTALQSTSLYQELQRAKDQPQAPVGYFFNRIIGESPQLQSIYRLVRKAAPTDATVLLRGESGSGKELFARAVHVNGPRRDQPFIKVDCAALPATLIENELFGHERGAFTGADHRVPGKFEAANGGTVFIDEIGELPLPVQGKLLRVLQDREFERVGGTQAVKVDVRIVAATHRDLARMVAEGRFREDLYYRIKVVEVVLPPLRERGAEDIERLARHFIAAVAKRHRLQPPRLGAAALERLKRYRWPGNVRELENCIESAVVLCEGEILEEHLPLPNLDRAASAPAPVSTESRTPSELAPASGGEAGLLPLAEVERRHILRVLDSVKGNRTAAAKVLEIGRNTLARKLKEYGLGDEG; this is translated from the coding sequence ATGCCCTCCGGATGCTATGGTGAGGCCGCGGCCTTCGTCCTTCCGCCGCTGCCCCCCATGCCCCACCCGCCCACGGACGTCACCCAGGTCCTCCTCCCCTTCGGGGGTCTCGTCGGGAGGGAGGTGGACCTCGACGCGTTCCTCCAGACGCTGATGGACCGCATCGCCACCACGATGCAGGCGGACCGGGGCACGCTGTGGCTGTTGGACCCGGCGCGCCGCGAGCTGTTCAGCCGCGCGGCGCACCTGCCGGAGGTGTCTCAGATTCGCGTGAAGCTGGGCCAGGGCGTCGCCGGCACCGTGGCGGAGGCCGGCCAGGCCATCAACGTCCCGGACCCGCGCGGCGAGCGCCGCTTCTTCGCGGACATCGACCGGATGACGGGCTACCGCACCACCAGCCTGCTGGCGGTGCCCCTGCGCGACGTGGACGGCGCGCTGTACGGCGTGCTCCAGGTGTTGAACCGCCGCGGCGGCGACACCTTCACCGCGGACGACACGGAGCGGCTCACCGCGATTGCCTCGCAGGTGAGCACCGCGCTGCAGAGCACCAGCCTCTACCAGGAACTGCAGCGCGCCAAGGACCAGCCCCAGGCCCCCGTCGGCTACTTCTTCAACCGCATCATCGGCGAGTCCCCGCAGCTGCAGTCCATTTACCGTCTTGTGCGCAAGGCCGCGCCCACGGATGCGACGGTGCTGCTGCGCGGCGAGAGCGGCAGCGGCAAGGAATTGTTCGCCCGCGCCGTGCACGTCAACGGGCCACGGAGGGATCAGCCCTTCATCAAGGTGGACTGCGCCGCGCTGCCGGCGACGCTGATCGAGAACGAGCTGTTCGGCCACGAGCGGGGCGCCTTCACCGGCGCGGACCACCGCGTGCCCGGCAAGTTCGAGGCGGCCAACGGCGGCACGGTGTTCATCGACGAGATTGGCGAGCTGCCGCTGCCGGTGCAGGGCAAGCTGTTGCGCGTGCTGCAGGACCGCGAGTTCGAGCGCGTGGGCGGCACCCAGGCGGTGAAGGTGGACGTGCGCATCGTCGCCGCCACGCACAGGGACCTCGCGCGCATGGTGGCCGAGGGCCGCTTCCGCGAGGACCTCTACTACCGCATCAAGGTGGTGGAGGTGGTGCTCCCGCCCCTGCGCGAGCGCGGCGCGGAGGACATCGAGCGGCTCGCGCGGCACTTCATCGCCGCCGTGGCGAAGCGCCACCGGTTGCAGCCGCCGCGCCTCGGCGCCGCCGCGCTGGAGCGCCTCAAGCGCTACCGCTGGCCCGGCAACGTGCGCGAGCTGGAGAACTGCATCGAGAGCGCGGTGGTGCTGTGCGAGGGGGAAATCCTCGAGGAGCACCTGCCGCTGCCCAACCTGGACCGTGCAGCGTCCGCGCCTGCCCCCGTCTCCACCGAGAGCCGGACCCCGAGCGAGCTTGCGCCCGCCAGCGGCGGTGAAGCGGGCCTGCTCCCACTGGCGGAGGTGGAGCGGCGCCACATCCTGCGCGTGCTGGACTCGGTGAAGGGCAACCGCACCGCTGCGGCGAAGGTGCTGGAGATTGGCCGCAACACGCTGGCGCGGAAGCTCAAGGAGTACGGCCTGGGTGACGAGGGCTGA
- a CDS encoding CHAT domain-containing protein translates to MRRAALLLALALVLTSGACQCQRQAPAVTPPPSPSLRVGFAGCAAVLGGPVCELPGDRRLRLWVELPARMPLTVSAGGARLPVEEQEAAGGRACTFVVPTGATEVVLEVTLPGGPAVWRLPVRETEPVPLLQRATALRAEGKPDEAARLLREEAPALPDAARVRAKSLLARVELSLGHSDEAVALLRETLTLHRHAQRRSDEASDAMVLVYTLIHHGRRFTEAREVLGALGPLEESHPEGSAQFAYHEGLLALESGDPGTALRHFTEAALLAERLGIGRLQRAVRQVMATTLQSLGRDAESLALLDVLRAETGASDCERADLLTNIGWGLLLAREAGGAPRGEPVPPLEEALALYRGVCASPDDEANVLVNLALAELHAGRAGAAAARLREARRARPEPGARLALWWLDLEGRILLEAGHARQARHHFARLAELAEASASPEARWRAAFGRARAAEQLGDVRAALATYAQAEDLLDGEALRVPLMEGRHVFLRERERGSRAYVALAVKAGQTAEALEVARRARARVLEAVRLADRVTHLPATARARWDNALSAYRQEREALDEEAARDWRLAAARLAEVRQARRLREERLRALLEEAFSLLAPASAGSPARGVRARPGPGELWLVYYPAPRGWVGFAADEHHVTARFLEPLAPGAPPATLAATLLEPFHEALAAARRVTLVPYGVLRAVDFHALPFEGDALVAGRPVAYALDLASPEPAPDGAEAPERTALIVADPEGNLPQAREEARRVHEALREDWRVQVLSGPAATGSGVRAALEGAELFHYAGHGRFAGLGGWESTLPLHEGRLMVGDVLALRRVPAWVVLSGCETVRAAQDSPVEGLGLAQAFLAAGARGAVAAWREVDDTHAMELMRALYRHGGPRTSTELPDALRRAQLELRASRPEADWAAFRALVP, encoded by the coding sequence GTGAGACGTGCCGCGCTGCTGCTGGCCCTGGCGCTCGTGCTCACCAGCGGGGCCTGCCAGTGCCAGCGCCAGGCGCCCGCCGTGACTCCCCCACCCTCGCCGTCCCTGCGCGTCGGGTTCGCCGGCTGCGCCGCCGTCCTGGGCGGACCGGTGTGTGAGCTTCCCGGAGACCGCCGCCTGCGACTCTGGGTGGAGCTTCCCGCGCGGATGCCGCTGACTGTCTCGGCGGGTGGTGCCCGACTTCCCGTGGAGGAGCAGGAGGCAGCAGGCGGGCGCGCCTGCACCTTCGTGGTGCCAACCGGAGCCACGGAGGTGGTGCTGGAGGTGACGCTGCCCGGCGGCCCGGCGGTGTGGCGACTGCCGGTGCGGGAGACGGAGCCGGTGCCCCTGCTCCAGCGCGCGACGGCGCTGCGCGCGGAGGGGAAGCCCGATGAGGCGGCGCGCCTGCTGCGCGAGGAGGCCCCGGCGCTCCCGGACGCCGCTCGCGTGCGGGCGAAGAGCCTCCTGGCTCGCGTCGAGCTGTCACTGGGCCATTCCGATGAGGCGGTCGCGCTGCTGAGGGAGACGCTGACGCTCCACCGCCACGCGCAGCGACGCTCGGACGAGGCCAGCGACGCGATGGTCCTCGTCTATACGCTCATCCACCACGGGCGCCGCTTCACCGAGGCGCGCGAGGTGCTCGGAGCGCTGGGCCCCCTGGAGGAAAGCCATCCCGAGGGGAGCGCCCAGTTTGCCTATCACGAGGGGCTGCTGGCCCTCGAGTCGGGGGACCCCGGCACCGCGCTCCGGCATTTCACCGAGGCTGCGCTGCTCGCGGAGCGGCTGGGCATCGGGCGCCTGCAACGGGCGGTGCGGCAGGTGATGGCGACGACGCTCCAGTCCCTGGGCCGCGACGCCGAGTCCCTCGCACTGCTGGACGTGCTGCGTGCGGAGACAGGGGCCTCCGACTGTGAAAGGGCGGATCTGCTCACCAACATCGGCTGGGGGCTGCTGCTCGCACGGGAGGCCGGTGGCGCACCCCGGGGGGAGCCGGTGCCTCCGCTGGAGGAGGCGCTCGCGCTCTACCGCGGGGTGTGTGCCAGTCCCGATGACGAGGCCAATGTCCTGGTGAACCTGGCGCTGGCGGAGCTGCATGCGGGGCGCGCCGGGGCCGCGGCGGCCCGGCTGCGGGAGGCCCGTCGCGCACGCCCCGAGCCGGGAGCACGCCTCGCCCTGTGGTGGCTGGACCTCGAGGGGCGCATCCTCCTGGAGGCGGGGCACGCGCGCCAGGCGCGGCACCACTTCGCGCGACTGGCCGAGCTGGCCGAGGCGTCGGCCTCCCCCGAGGCCCGCTGGCGCGCGGCGTTCGGCCGGGCCCGGGCCGCGGAGCAGCTCGGCGACGTGCGTGCGGCGCTTGCGACGTATGCCCAGGCCGAGGACCTGCTGGACGGCGAGGCCCTGCGAGTGCCGCTCATGGAGGGCCGGCATGTCTTCCTGCGCGAGCGCGAGCGCGGCAGCCGCGCGTACGTGGCGCTCGCGGTGAAGGCGGGACAGACGGCGGAGGCCCTGGAGGTGGCCCGGCGCGCGCGGGCACGGGTGCTCGAGGCCGTGCGGCTGGCAGACCGGGTGACGCACCTGCCGGCGACAGCGCGCGCCCGATGGGACAATGCCCTCTCGGCCTACCGTCAGGAGCGCGAGGCGCTGGATGAAGAGGCCGCGCGGGACTGGCGGCTGGCCGCGGCCCGGCTCGCGGAGGTGCGCCAGGCCCGGCGGCTGCGCGAGGAGCGACTGCGAGCCCTTCTGGAGGAAGCGTTCTCCCTCCTGGCGCCGGCCTCCGCGGGGAGCCCCGCCCGGGGCGTACGCGCCCGCCCCGGCCCCGGTGAGCTCTGGCTCGTCTACTACCCGGCACCGCGAGGCTGGGTCGGCTTCGCGGCCGATGAACACCACGTGACGGCCCGCTTCCTCGAGCCCCTCGCTCCCGGCGCTCCACCCGCGACGCTGGCCGCCACCCTGCTGGAGCCCTTTCACGAGGCGCTTGCCGCGGCCAGGCGCGTCACCCTGGTTCCCTACGGAGTGCTTCGCGCCGTGGACTTCCACGCCCTGCCCTTCGAGGGGGACGCACTGGTCGCGGGGCGTCCGGTGGCCTATGCGCTGGACCTGGCGAGCCCGGAGCCAGCGCCGGACGGAGCCGAAGCTCCAGAGCGCACCGCGCTCATCGTCGCGGACCCCGAGGGCAACCTCCCCCAGGCGCGGGAGGAGGCGCGGCGCGTCCACGAGGCGCTGCGCGAGGACTGGCGGGTCCAGGTGCTGTCGGGCCCCGCTGCGACGGGCTCCGGAGTTCGCGCCGCACTCGAGGGCGCGGAGCTCTTCCACTACGCGGGGCATGGGCGCTTCGCGGGGCTCGGCGGGTGGGAGAGCACGCTGCCCCTCCACGAGGGGCGACTGATGGTGGGGGACGTGCTGGCCCTGCGCCGCGTGCCCGCGTGGGTGGTGCTCTCCGGCTGTGAGACGGTTCGCGCGGCCCAGGACTCCCCGGTGGAAGGCCTGGGGCTGGCGCAGGCCTTCCTCGCCGCTGGCGCTCGGGGGGCCGTGGCCGCATGGCGCGAGGTGGACGACACGCACGCCATGGAGCTGATGCGGGCGCTCTACCGCCATGGCGGCCCCCGCACCTCCACCGAGCTGCCGGACGCGCTCCGCCGCGCCCAGCTCGAGCTTCGCGCCAGCCGGCCGGAGGCGGACTGGGCCGCCTTCCGTGCACTCGTTCCGTAG
- a CDS encoding sensor histidine kinase: MLLRWMLQPLERWRSARGTREETDQVILQALTRAYRTPRWFTVAWSSTWAVLLSSLPVVLALLLPERVTLGKRELLLTGLMVLATVSAKIAVATPLLIWRLAPITRELSLGARQRNLLTLPHLVSFRKRLMVFTFCLALAPTSWMSCAFLAPSPTPGTMFLFAFTALAWAPLSAFLVTKAVSGQINAIRKAVDGIVERSTTRDVEYIPVQQPDTLGHLAEGINSMVDQLNASARTRDEQLVELDRLYHQAADALRLREEFLTVASHELKTPLTSLSLTLEALERRFQSDQEVSKEYLQRARRQVANLAGLVDDLLDVARIQRDNLALQQAPVSLGSLLAEAMGDFLSLSPRHHFTLELPREEVHVKGDVARLTQVFNNLLDNAVKYSPEGGAVRVKLTCSGGEARVSISDEGVGIPAEQLPQLFERFFRARTAAAKRFGGLGLGLYICRNLVEQHGGRIEVRSEVDKGTTFTVSLPELREAPQEVALQPEMEAPSGT, from the coding sequence TTGCTGCTCCGATGGATGCTGCAGCCGCTGGAGCGCTGGCGGAGTGCTCGGGGGACTCGCGAGGAGACGGACCAGGTCATCCTCCAGGCCCTGACCCGCGCCTACCGCACCCCCAGATGGTTCACCGTGGCGTGGTCGAGCACCTGGGCCGTCCTGCTGTCGAGCCTGCCAGTCGTGCTGGCGCTGCTTCTGCCAGAGCGGGTGACCCTGGGCAAAAGAGAGCTGCTGCTCACCGGACTCATGGTCCTGGCGACGGTTTCGGCCAAGATCGCCGTGGCGACGCCGCTCCTCATCTGGCGACTCGCGCCCATCACCCGGGAACTCTCCCTCGGTGCCCGTCAGCGCAACCTGCTCACCCTGCCTCACCTCGTCTCATTCCGGAAGAGGCTGATGGTCTTCACCTTCTGCCTCGCGCTGGCACCGACGAGCTGGATGAGCTGCGCGTTCCTCGCTCCCTCGCCAACGCCCGGCACGATGTTCCTCTTCGCCTTCACCGCGCTGGCATGGGCCCCGCTGAGCGCGTTCCTCGTCACCAAGGCCGTGTCCGGACAGATCAACGCCATCCGGAAAGCCGTGGACGGGATTGTCGAGCGCTCGACCACCCGGGATGTGGAGTACATCCCGGTGCAACAGCCCGACACGCTCGGCCACCTTGCCGAGGGCATCAACTCCATGGTGGACCAGCTCAACGCGAGTGCCAGGACCCGCGATGAACAGCTGGTGGAGCTGGACAGGCTCTACCATCAGGCCGCGGATGCCCTGCGGCTCCGGGAAGAATTCCTCACGGTGGCTTCCCACGAGCTGAAGACCCCTCTGACGTCTCTCTCCCTGACCTTGGAAGCGTTGGAGCGGAGGTTCCAATCGGACCAGGAGGTGTCGAAAGAGTATCTCCAGCGCGCCCGACGCCAGGTCGCCAACCTCGCCGGCCTGGTGGACGACCTGTTGGATGTTGCCCGAATCCAGCGCGACAACCTGGCGCTCCAGCAGGCCCCCGTCTCCCTGGGTTCGCTCCTTGCCGAAGCCATGGGGGACTTCCTCTCCCTCTCTCCACGTCACCACTTCACCCTGGAGCTTCCGCGGGAGGAGGTGCACGTGAAGGGGGACGTGGCTCGGCTGACACAGGTCTTCAACAACCTCCTGGACAACGCCGTCAAATACAGCCCCGAGGGCGGGGCGGTGAGGGTGAAGCTCACGTGCAGCGGTGGAGAAGCTCGCGTGTCCATCTCGGACGAGGGGGTGGGCATTCCCGCCGAGCAACTCCCCCAACTCTTCGAGCGTTTCTTCCGCGCCCGCACCGCCGCGGCGAAGCGCTTTGGAGGACTGGGGCTCGGGCTCTACATCTGCCGCAATCTGGTGGAACAGCACGGAGGGCGCATCGAGGTGCGGAGCGAGGTCGACAAGGGCACCACCTTCACCGTGAGCCTCCCCGAGCTCCGCGAGGCCCCGCAGGAGGTGGCGCTCCAGCCGGAAATGGAAGCCCCAAGCGGGACGTAG
- a CDS encoding RNA polymerase sigma factor, whose protein sequence is MTRGITEGTSELVERALARDGEALRALVDALTPVIQARVARALLRRAASASGRNIRQEVADLTQDVFAALFAEQGKALRAWKPERGLSLANFVGFVAERQVASILRTTRRSPWTEDPTLMEELDAPEDSPSVELRLESQQMLEALLDRLREELSPLGLSLFELIFIQQRTVPEVCEQTGMSREAVYAWQSRLGRLSRKLGAELLSDPQAPPRIRKVSDTP, encoded by the coding sequence ATGACTCGCGGCATAACGGAGGGGACCTCGGAGCTGGTGGAGCGAGCGCTCGCCCGGGATGGCGAGGCGCTGCGCGCATTGGTGGATGCGCTCACCCCGGTCATCCAGGCCCGCGTGGCGCGAGCCCTGCTGCGCCGGGCCGCGTCCGCGAGCGGCCGGAACATCCGTCAGGAGGTGGCGGACCTGACGCAGGACGTGTTCGCCGCCCTCTTCGCCGAGCAGGGCAAGGCGCTGCGGGCGTGGAAGCCCGAGCGAGGCCTGTCGCTGGCCAACTTCGTCGGCTTCGTCGCCGAGCGGCAGGTGGCCTCCATCCTCCGGACGACGCGCCGCAGTCCCTGGACGGAGGATCCCACGCTGATGGAGGAGCTCGACGCCCCCGAGGACTCCCCGAGCGTGGAGCTGCGGCTGGAGTCCCAGCAGATGCTGGAGGCCCTCCTGGACCGCCTGCGCGAGGAGCTCAGCCCGCTGGGCCTATCCCTCTTCGAGCTCATCTTCATCCAGCAGCGCACGGTGCCCGAGGTCTGCGAGCAGACGGGGATGAGCCGGGAGGCCGTCTACGCCTGGCAGAGCCGGCTGGGACGGCTGAGCCGCAAGCTCGGCGCGGAGCTCTTGTCAGATCCGCAAGCCCCGCCGCGAATACGCAAAGTGAGTGACACTCCATGA
- a CDS encoding Rpn family recombination-promoting nuclease/putative transposase: protein MPGPHDTFVRHTFDHPENAAAELRAVLPEHVVSQVDWPSLRVESSSVVDSDLRETESDLLFSARLRGGHPLLLYVLLEHQSSVDRWMALRMLRYVVRLLERWRQHHLDSTTLPLIIPLVMYHGPDGAWTAPRRVEDLFEFPGLAREQWRALVPRFEYLLDDLTAKREEALKARPGPPMARLAWLVLRYGRSEELARRLPEWVALFAQVQAGPEGDRHLAVLIQYLLLMGDQAAHTAAGQVLNLVVGGQRTEELMRSYGEELIEKGRQEGLARGVTRGRAEDILRILTARGVHLDEQARQRILTCTDVATLDRWFDKSLNASTLVDVLDTLEH, encoded by the coding sequence ATGCCCGGACCGCATGACACCTTCGTTCGCCACACGTTTGACCATCCCGAGAACGCCGCCGCAGAGCTGCGCGCCGTGCTGCCCGAGCACGTCGTCTCACAAGTGGACTGGCCGTCTCTGCGCGTGGAGTCCAGCAGCGTCGTGGACTCGGACCTCCGGGAGACCGAGAGCGACCTGCTCTTCTCTGCGCGCCTTCGCGGTGGCCACCCGCTGCTCCTGTACGTCCTGCTGGAGCACCAGTCCTCAGTGGACCGGTGGATGGCGCTGCGGATGCTGCGCTACGTGGTGCGCCTGCTGGAACGCTGGCGCCAGCATCACCTCGACAGCACCACGCTCCCGCTCATCATCCCGCTCGTCATGTACCACGGGCCCGACGGAGCCTGGACAGCGCCGCGCCGGGTCGAGGACTTGTTCGAATTCCCTGGATTGGCGCGCGAACAATGGCGGGCACTGGTGCCGCGCTTCGAATACCTGCTCGATGACTTGACGGCCAAGCGTGAGGAGGCACTGAAGGCACGTCCGGGACCGCCGATGGCGCGGCTGGCGTGGCTGGTGCTGCGCTATGGGCGCAGCGAGGAACTCGCGCGAAGATTGCCGGAGTGGGTGGCGCTCTTCGCGCAGGTGCAGGCAGGCCCCGAAGGCGATAGGCACCTGGCAGTGCTCATACAGTACCTGCTGTTGATGGGAGATCAGGCGGCACATACAGCGGCCGGGCAGGTGTTAAACTTGGTGGTGGGTGGGCAGCGCACGGAGGAGTTGATGCGGAGCTACGGCGAGGAACTCATCGAGAAGGGACGCCAGGAGGGGCTGGCGCGGGGAGTGACCCGAGGGCGTGCCGAGGACATCTTGCGGATCCTCACCGCCCGGGGCGTGCACCTGGACGAGCAGGCCCGGCAGCGCATCCTCACCTGCACCGACGTCGCCACGCTGGACCGCTGGTTCGACAAGTCCCTGAACGCCAGCACCCTCGTCGACGTGCTCGACACCCTGGAGCATTAG